DNA sequence from the Gammaproteobacteria bacterium genome:
GCCAACAGCAACACGGCGATGGCGGCGCCGGCCAGCGCTACCTGCGTTCCCGGCCATGGCCCCGAGCGCAGGGCGGCGAGGGTGGCAGGTACGCCGCTGGCGATGACCAGCAGTTGGAATCCCCCTAGCAGTACGGCCAATGCCAGCAGCGACCCGCCCCAGCATGCGGCCTCAAGGCGTCCGCGTACCAGGTATGCGGCTAGCCGGCGCAGCACGCGGGGCCGACGGTCAATGGTGGTCGGAGTAGGGCAGCAGGGCCAGGTAGCGGGCGCGCTTGATCGCCAGGGACAGTTGCCGTTGGTAGCGGGCGCTGGTGCCGCTGATACGGCTGGGAAGGATCTTGTTTGTCTCGCTGAGATAGTTGCGCAGCGTTTGCAGGTCCTTGTAGTCGATCTCGCGGGTCCCTGCCGCCGTGAACTTGCAATACCGTTTGCGCCTGAAATATCGTGACATTTGTTCGCTTCTTGCCGCTTGTATCCGGGGCTATGTCCGGTCCGGAGAGGGGGCTTCGTCCGCTTTCGGCTCCGGCTCTGCTTCTTCCGCCGCGGCCTCTTTGTCCTGCGATTCCTCGTCCTGCGATTCCTCCGCCGTCGCCTCCGTTTCCGCTGCCGCGGTTATGCCTGGCGCAGCCTCGGAGGGGGGCGTCCCACTCGTATCCTTTTGTTCCGATGTTTCCGGGCTCTCCCCCGTCTCCATTGCCGCCGCCAGCTCTTCTTCGTTTTTGGCGGAGGCGGCTCTTCGCTCCGCCCGGTCTTTGTCCTTTTCCTTTTCGCGGGCTAGCGGCGAAGCGCCGGTTACCGCCTCTTTACGGCGCACCACCATGTGGCGGATCACGGCGTCGTTGAAATGGAAGGCATGTTTCAGCTCGCCCAAGGTGGCAGTATCGCACTCGACGTTCATCAGCACATAGGATGCCTTGTGCACCTTCTGAATTGGGTAGGCCAACTGTCGCCGTCCCCAGTCTTCGATACGGTGCAGCCTGCCGCCGGCGTCGGTCAGCAGGGCACGGTAGCGCGCCAGCATGGCGGTTACTTGGTCGCTGCGCTCGGGATGGACCAGAAATACGATCTCGTAGTGTCGCAAGGTGTCCTCGGACTATCTTTCGTAAAGAATGAGCGAAATGCCGCTGCGCCGGCGGCGCGCGTACAATCCCCTATCTTAATCCAGCGGCACAGGGGCCGCAATAGCAAAAAAATAGTGTGTCAAACCAAAGCTGAAATGTCCCCTT
Encoded proteins:
- the rpsR gene encoding 30S ribosomal protein S18, which produces MSRYFRRKRYCKFTAAGTREIDYKDLQTLRNYLSETNKILPSRISGTSARYQRQLSLAIKRARYLALLPYSDHH